The Paracholeplasma brassicae genome includes the window CATTTTTTTCTAGTAATAAGTAATTCAATTGATTTTCTTCAAACACAGAGGCACTCATTAATCCTGCTGGTCCTCCACCAATAATTATCACATCATAGATCATCTCATCACTTCCTAAGTTTCTATTATAGCACATTTCTATTTTTGGCATGTATGGCATACAAATATAAAACTGTGTTATAATATCTATATATGACTACTGAGGTGATATTGTGACCCCAAAAGAATTATGGCAAACATTTTTAGAAGCTCATCCCGTCCATAAGAAAGAGACGTATCGCATTTTTTCTTATGGGAATTTTCAGTCAAGAACGTTATTTGAACTAACACAATCAGGCTTAAAAACTGCACATTCGAGCTTATATTGTCTTTATGAATTAGAAGAGATTGATTTACCAGAGATTAACCAATGGACGATTTTATTAAACGAGGATGGCCAAGCATCATGTATATTAAAAACACATGGCGTCAAAATCTCACCATTTATTGATGTTAATTCGGCACACGCAAAAAACGAGTGCCTTGGTGATGCCACACTTACCTCTTGGCGTAAAATTCAAATGGCATTTTTTAAAGAACAACTTAGAAAATATCACTTGAGTTTCGATCACGATATGTTGATTGTGCTTGAGGAATTTGAGGTTTTCTACAAGGGATAACAAATTTGATTCAATCGTCCGATTTGGACGATTTTTTTTTATTTTTATAATGACATAATGTTAAAAATATGATAGTATTTTAATAAAGAAACATCAATAAAGGAGATCAAATTATGATTTATTTAGTATTATCCATTGGATTATTTGTTATTCTACTTTTTGTCCTAGGTATTACGGAAGAAAAGAAATGGCGATTAAACAAAAAAATGATTTTGTCGGTTTTCGCATTTTTACTCGTATTACCTGGCATGATTGTAAAAGTCGATGCCAACGAAACGGGCGTCTTATACGATCCATTTAACGGTGGTATTCAAAATAGAACGCTTGATGAAGGCATCCACTTTAAGTCATTATTTACTGAGGTAAAACACGTTTCAACAACGAATAGAACCGCCAACCTGTCGGTAGCTGGTCAAACATTCGATGCCATTTACGCGGTATTCGAAATCACACTTGTCTACTACGTTGATACGACAGATGCTGCAAATTTTTACAGACGTGCAGGCAACACAACGATATCTGCAGAACAACTAAACTCACTGACCAAAGAGATACTTCAATCGGTTACGACTCAGTTTGACATTTATGAAGTCTTAGGTAACAAGCTTGAAGAGGTTCGGTCTCAATTCGTAACCGTATTAAGTACGACGTTAAAAGAAAGATATAACGTCACAGTCGTTTCAGGCTCGTTTGATGACATTGATGCAGGATCAAGAATTGAAGAGATTATTCAAAACAAGGCAGAAGCGATTCAAATGATTGAAATCGCTGAGCAAGAAAAACAACGTGCTGAAGTTGAAGCTTTAACCGCCATCATTCGTGCAGAAAACGAAGCTGAAGTTGCGAAAATTCGTGCCGAAGGTAACGCAGAAGCTCAAATCATTTTAAACTCAGTTACCGTTAATGCCATCAAACAAATGTACGTCCTGCAATTTGAAGAATCACAAGACACCTCAACACCAGAAGTTTATGGATATTTGACAATTCAAGAAATTGCTGAAATTATCGTTAAGCAACTATACTACGATACTTGGGATGGTAAGTTACCAGAAGTCATTACAGATGGTACTGGTATTATCATTAACCCCTAGTTAATAAAAAAGGAGATTTAAAATGGCTTTTTTACAAGTTGAATTTGGCTCTGCAATCTTACAACAAAACATGCAATTATCGATTTTAATGCCACAAGACATCAAGCAAGATGAGGAACTTAAAGTCCTTTATCTTTTACACGGTTATAGCGGTTCATCCATGGATTGGATTAAGTTAACCGGGTTGGAGCGATACTTAAGAAACTACAGAGTGATGGTCGTGATGCCTTCAATGCATAACAGTTACTATTCAAATGCCGTTTATGGGTATGGTTACTTTGATTATTATACAAAAGAATTACCCACCTTCATTGAATCGACTTTCAGTGTCTCAAGAAAAAAAGAAAATCGCTACATAGCGGGTTTATCAATGGGTGGTTATGGTGCATTTAAGGCCGCACTTACTTACCCTGAACGTTACCATAAAGCAGCCAGTTTTTCTGGTGCAATGAACGTTGAAACCATGAGGAAATTAAATCAAACCGCACCTAGAAAAGGGGCATTTGATTCGATTTTCGGTTTTGAAACTTCAAAAGACACACCAAATGACTTACACTTTTTAGCATCTTCTTGTAAGACCACGCTTCCTGAACTCTATTTTTCATGCGGTAAACAAGATTTCTTATATCAAGATAATCTCGCGTTTAAAAAACACTTAGAAAACTTGGGGATTCCTTTTGTTTATGAAGAATCCGATGGTGATCATAATTGGGATTTTTGGGATACATACATTCAAAAAGCATTGAAATTCATGTTCGATAAGTAAAAAAGCCACTCGATTGTAAGAGAGTTTATCTCTTGTCAATTGAGTGGTTTTTTTATTTTTTAAGAAATACTTCTAGTATTTGTGTCGTTTCTATAAATGCTTGTATCTTTTCTTCTAACTGTATCTTGCCCATCGTAGTGATTGAATAATATTTTCGTTTAACTTGATTGTTTCCTTCCATCCAATAGGATGAAATCAACCCTTGTTGTTCTAGACGCTTAAAGGCGGTATAAAGCGTCGCTTCCGTTAATTCAAACAGATGATTTGAACGTTCTCTGATTGTTTGATTGATTTCATACCCATAGGAATCGCTTTTTCGAAGGATTGACAATATAATGGCGTCCGTATGACCCCTCAGTAAGTCTCCATATAAGTTCATATGCTAACCTATCGATACCTTTTTATTGTACGATATGACAAATAGATTAAACTTGAGGTAATACTAATTAGGACCAAGACAGCTGCACTTCCACGATTAAACATAAAATACAAATGATCGTCTATTATGAAATTGATTGATAATAAAAAAACATTAAAGACAATCGGTTGTAAACTAAGTAGAATTTTATTGTTTCTCTTTAATCCGATTGAGCTTAGAATCAGAATTGATAAAACCGAAACCAAAATAACCCCTGAATAGAATAGATTAGTCTCCATACCGATAAACGAGTTGATATAACGTGTTGAAATTTCGGTATCTTCATTCATATTT containing:
- a CDS encoding ASCH domain-containing protein — its product is MTPKELWQTFLEAHPVHKKETYRIFSYGNFQSRTLFELTQSGLKTAHSSLYCLYELEEIDLPEINQWTILLNEDGQASCILKTHGVKISPFIDVNSAHAKNECLGDATLTSWRKIQMAFFKEQLRKYHLSFDHDMLIVLEEFEVFYKG
- a CDS encoding SPFH domain-containing protein, producing the protein MIYLVLSIGLFVILLFVLGITEEKKWRLNKKMILSVFAFLLVLPGMIVKVDANETGVLYDPFNGGIQNRTLDEGIHFKSLFTEVKHVSTTNRTANLSVAGQTFDAIYAVFEITLVYYVDTTDAANFYRRAGNTTISAEQLNSLTKEILQSVTTQFDIYEVLGNKLEEVRSQFVTVLSTTLKERYNVTVVSGSFDDIDAGSRIEEIIQNKAEAIQMIEIAEQEKQRAEVEALTAIIRAENEAEVAKIRAEGNAEAQIILNSVTVNAIKQMYVLQFEESQDTSTPEVYGYLTIQEIAEIIVKQLYYDTWDGKLPEVITDGTGIIINP
- a CDS encoding alpha/beta hydrolase, coding for MAFLQVEFGSAILQQNMQLSILMPQDIKQDEELKVLYLLHGYSGSSMDWIKLTGLERYLRNYRVMVVMPSMHNSYYSNAVYGYGYFDYYTKELPTFIESTFSVSRKKENRYIAGLSMGGYGAFKAALTYPERYHKAASFSGAMNVETMRKLNQTAPRKGAFDSIFGFETSKDTPNDLHFLASSCKTTLPELYFSCGKQDFLYQDNLAFKKHLENLGIPFVYEESDGDHNWDFWDTYIQKALKFMFDK
- a CDS encoding PadR family transcriptional regulator, which encodes MNLYGDLLRGHTDAIILSILRKSDSYGYEINQTIRERSNHLFELTEATLYTAFKRLEQQGLISSYWMEGNNQVKRKYYSITTMGKIQLEEKIQAFIETTQILEVFLKK